A stretch of the Corynebacterium maris DSM 45190 genome encodes the following:
- a CDS encoding polyprenyl synthetase family protein, with protein MTHPDAATLSLDQIPEAARQVLAEFIDSRRAQVAEIGPAVTTAMSYLEDFVLGGGKRVRPLFAWAGFVGAGGLDGEEDPDAVLRAVSSLEFIQACALIHDDIIDSSDTRRGNPTVHRAAAAAHRGHGWHGDADHFGESVAILAGDLALIWAEDMLQDSGLSPAALARVRAPWVGMRTEVIGGQLLDIYLENTGSEDVDSAQSVNRFKTAAYTIERPLHLGAAIADAPDRLVEAFRGYGRDIGVAFQLRDDQLGVFGDPEVTGKPANDDLREGKRTVLLATALQRADADAPEAAAQLRAGVGVAVDPAELSRLAQLIAATGAPEVVEEMITELTESGLAHLAEAEVSPDVTETLRDLAVRATERRS; from the coding sequence GTGACTCACCCCGACGCCGCCACCCTGTCCCTTGACCAGATCCCCGAGGCGGCCCGCCAGGTCCTCGCCGAGTTCATCGACTCCCGGCGCGCCCAGGTCGCGGAGATCGGTCCCGCCGTGACCACGGCGATGTCGTATCTGGAAGATTTCGTCCTCGGCGGCGGCAAGCGTGTCCGCCCCCTCTTCGCCTGGGCCGGTTTCGTGGGCGCCGGCGGGCTGGACGGCGAGGAGGATCCGGACGCGGTGCTGCGGGCCGTGAGCTCGTTGGAGTTCATTCAGGCTTGTGCCCTGATCCACGACGACATCATCGATTCCTCCGACACCCGGCGCGGCAATCCGACGGTGCACCGGGCCGCGGCGGCCGCACACCGGGGCCACGGCTGGCACGGCGACGCGGATCATTTCGGTGAGTCCGTCGCGATTCTGGCCGGCGACCTCGCGTTGATCTGGGCGGAGGACATGCTGCAGGATTCTGGGCTGTCCCCGGCGGCGTTGGCCCGGGTTCGAGCGCCGTGGGTGGGGATGCGCACGGAGGTCATCGGCGGGCAGTTGCTCGACATCTACCTGGAGAACACAGGCTCCGAGGATGTGGACAGCGCGCAGTCGGTCAACCGTTTCAAGACCGCGGCGTACACGATCGAGCGTCCGTTACATCTGGGCGCCGCCATCGCGGACGCCCCGGACCGTCTCGTCGAGGCGTTCCGCGGTTACGGCCGGGACATCGGCGTCGCTTTCCAGTTGCGCGACGATCAGCTCGGTGTCTTCGGCGACCCGGAGGTCACCGGTAAACCCGCGAACGACGATTTGCGTGAGGGTAAGCGCACGGTGCTGTTGGCCACCGCCCTGCAGCGTGCGGACGCCGACGCCCCGGAGGCCGCCGCCCAGCTACGTGCCGGGGTGGGCGTCGCCGTCGATCCGGCGGAGCTTTCTCGCCTGGCGCAGTTGATCGCGGCCACCGGCGCTCCGGAGGTCGTGGAGGAGATGATCACGGAGCTGACTGAGTCCGGGCTGGCGCACTTGGCGGAGGCCGAGGTCTCCCCTGATGTGACGGAGACGTTGCGCGACCTCGCCGTCCGTGCGACCGAACGTCGCAGCTGA
- a CDS encoding SAV_6107 family HEPN domain-containing protein, translated as MAQIISATTRVGHRVSARDRHLFAARTLLDQARDHLSRSEAGLALENAYLAALRTAGARIAVSEVLAKRKRLPSSAWDKLALVDGAGFARSQEFSDYSAWRSRVGSGVERDPDAGLVGDLLDRAEAFLAEVEVGAGWRSSDGDAA; from the coding sequence ATGGCCCAGATCATCTCTGCCACGACCCGCGTCGGCCACCGAGTGAGTGCGCGCGACCGCCATCTCTTTGCCGCGCGGACATTGCTCGACCAGGCCCGCGACCACCTTTCCCGCAGCGAGGCCGGGCTGGCGCTGGAAAACGCCTACCTGGCGGCGCTACGCACCGCGGGCGCCCGCATCGCGGTCTCCGAAGTCCTGGCTAAACGTAAGCGGTTGCCGTCGAGCGCCTGGGACAAACTGGCGCTGGTGGACGGCGCGGGCTTTGCCCGGTCGCAGGAATTCTCCGACTACTCCGCCTGGCGTTCCCGCGTGGGCTCCGGCGTCGAACGTGACCCGGACGCCGGGCTCGTCGGCGACTTACTCGACCGCGCGGAGGCATTTCTTGCGGAGGTCGAAGTGGGCGCCGGGTGGCGGTCGTCCGATGGGGACGCCGCCTAA
- a CDS encoding peptidoglycan D,D-transpeptidase FtsI family protein, translated as MTRRIRAILVFTVILAVILVGRLAWVQIVWGPDLAAQAQEQRARVYTEPARRGTVVDRSGNELAYTMYARSLTVSPNVLRDELREQQDLEMRVEGDAEEHSPEQYNAELNTRVTAVLEDMATRIPQMISETGASSDDVDDSEILDKLQADSSYEVLVRNVDPDVAVEIAQEFHGVAADHQNIRQYPNGAVGENVLGRVSMDGQGQFGFETSADSLLSGINGRSTEDVATTGQAIPGTLRDVVPAVDGQDVRLTLDIDLQTYLQQLLEQAKTNSGAESAEAVVLDVETAEILAMANTDTIDPNGDIEEQLADGKDFENKSISHPYEPGSVAKIITAAATINEGLTTPDEVHQVPGTIDMAGVTVGDAWEHGVLPYTTTGIFGKSSNVGTLMLAERLGEEKFAEYLADFGLGAPTGVELPNESAGLLPPLEQWSGGTFANLPIGQGMSWTTLQMASVYQAIANEGERIEPRIVADVEGADGSDGDAGEAVEDNLPESTQVISPEAARTVTDMFRATMQTDPAGGDQSGTAGASAIEGYQTSGKTGTAQKVDEDTGAYSNSEYWITFAGIAPADDPRFVVAVMVDNPARGVMEGGAGGQSAGPIFQAVASWLLDRDNIPPSPETEPLVLQR; from the coding sequence ATGACCCGACGCATCCGCGCCATCCTCGTGTTCACGGTCATTCTCGCCGTGATTCTCGTCGGCCGCCTCGCGTGGGTGCAGATCGTCTGGGGGCCGGACCTGGCGGCCCAGGCGCAGGAGCAGCGCGCCCGCGTCTACACGGAACCCGCGCGCCGCGGCACGGTCGTCGACCGGTCGGGCAACGAGCTGGCCTACACCATGTACGCCCGCAGCCTGACGGTGTCGCCGAATGTGCTGCGCGATGAGCTGCGCGAACAGCAGGACCTGGAGATGCGGGTGGAGGGCGACGCGGAGGAGCATTCCCCGGAGCAGTACAACGCCGAACTCAACACTCGGGTCACCGCGGTGCTCGAGGACATGGCCACCCGCATTCCGCAGATGATCTCGGAGACGGGCGCCTCTTCCGACGACGTCGACGATTCCGAGATCCTGGACAAGCTGCAGGCGGATTCCAGCTACGAGGTGCTGGTGCGCAACGTGGATCCGGACGTCGCCGTCGAGATCGCGCAGGAGTTCCACGGCGTCGCCGCCGACCACCAGAACATCCGCCAGTACCCCAACGGCGCGGTGGGGGAGAACGTCCTCGGGCGCGTGTCCATGGACGGGCAGGGCCAGTTCGGGTTCGAGACGTCCGCGGATTCGCTGCTGTCCGGCATCAACGGCCGCTCCACCGAGGACGTCGCGACCACGGGTCAGGCGATTCCGGGCACGTTGCGCGACGTCGTTCCGGCCGTGGACGGCCAGGACGTGCGGCTGACGCTGGACATCGACCTGCAGACGTACCTGCAGCAGCTGCTGGAGCAGGCCAAGACCAACTCGGGCGCGGAGTCCGCGGAGGCGGTGGTCCTCGACGTGGAGACCGCCGAGATCTTGGCGATGGCGAACACGGACACGATCGACCCGAACGGCGACATCGAGGAGCAGCTCGCCGACGGCAAGGACTTCGAGAACAAGTCGATATCGCACCCGTACGAGCCGGGGTCGGTGGCCAAGATCATCACGGCCGCCGCCACGATCAACGAGGGGTTGACCACCCCGGACGAGGTGCACCAGGTGCCGGGCACCATCGACATGGCCGGCGTGACCGTCGGCGACGCCTGGGAACACGGCGTCCTGCCGTACACGACGACCGGCATCTTCGGTAAGTCCTCCAACGTGGGCACCCTCATGCTCGCCGAGCGATTGGGGGAGGAGAAGTTCGCCGAGTACCTGGCCGACTTCGGCCTGGGCGCGCCCACCGGGGTGGAGCTGCCGAACGAGTCCGCGGGGCTGCTGCCGCCGCTGGAGCAGTGGTCGGGCGGCACGTTCGCCAACCTGCCGATCGGCCAGGGCATGAGCTGGACCACCCTGCAGATGGCGAGCGTGTACCAGGCGATCGCCAACGAGGGCGAGCGCATCGAGCCGCGCATCGTCGCGGACGTGGAGGGCGCCGACGGCTCCGACGGCGACGCCGGAGAGGCGGTCGAGGACAACCTCCCGGAGAGCACCCAGGTCATCAGCCCGGAGGCGGCGCGGACGGTGACGGACATGTTCCGGGCCACCATGCAGACCGACCCCGCCGGCGGCGACCAGTCCGGCACCGCCGGAGCCTCGGCGATCGAGGGGTACCAGACCTCCGGCAAGACGGGCACCGCCCAGAAAGTCGACGAGGACACCGGCGCCTACTCCAACAGCGAGTACTGGATTACGTTCGCGGGCATCGCCCCGGCCGACGATCCGCGTTTCGTGGTCGCCGTGATGGTGGACAACCCGGCGCGCGGCGTGATGGAAGGCGGCGCCGGCGGCCAGTCGGCGGGCCCGATTTTCCAGGCGGTGGCGTCCTGGCTGCTCGACCGCGACAACATTCCCCCGTCCCCCGAGACAGAGCCTCTGGTTCTGCAGCGCTAA
- a CDS encoding GNAT family N-acetyltransferase, producing MNISIRRISGPEFSIAAPRLVDIYIAAMGYSPSVRNQRIRAWREDTRLPGFTAIVAATHNDVIGLAYGFLGTRETWWDRQLRKGLQADGHDDEAIRDIAGDYFEIAEIHVRPGLQGAGVGRRLLTDLLWNAPARIALLSTPEIPGEDNNAFGLYRSFGFHDVLRHFHFDGDTRPFAVLGVPLPLEHPSSRRDR from the coding sequence GTGAATATTTCGATCCGCCGCATCTCCGGGCCTGAATTCTCCATCGCCGCCCCGCGACTGGTGGACATCTACATCGCCGCCATGGGTTACAGCCCCTCCGTCCGCAACCAGCGCATCCGCGCCTGGCGGGAGGACACCCGCTTACCCGGGTTCACCGCCATCGTCGCCGCCACCCACAACGACGTCATCGGCCTGGCCTACGGCTTCCTCGGCACCCGCGAAACCTGGTGGGACCGGCAACTGCGCAAGGGATTACAGGCGGACGGACATGACGACGAGGCGATCAGGGACATCGCCGGCGACTACTTTGAAATCGCCGAGATCCACGTGCGGCCGGGCCTGCAGGGCGCCGGCGTCGGCCGCCGCCTACTGACCGACCTGCTGTGGAACGCCCCCGCCCGGATCGCGCTGTTGTCCACGCCTGAGATCCCCGGCGAAGACAACAACGCCTTCGGCCTGTACCGCTCTTTCGGCTTCCACGATGTGCTGCGCCACTTCCACTTCGACGGAGACACCCGCCCCTTCGCCGTCCTCGGCGTCCCGCTGCCCCTGGAACACCCCTCCTCCCGCCGGGACCGCTAG
- a CDS encoding alpha-(1->6)-mannopyranosyltransferase A, translating to MAVLQSGRWRLENLARRLPSPAVLGVIGSALIALGSFGAGATRNRGGLLEALDLEFLTFGHGAGMSAAVLWVGILVLLLSWVLLGRSAVVDSPADDAARTATVRRSLVAWVAPLVVAAPILSRDVYSYLMQGAMVRDGFDPYSEGAAVNPGPYLLEVSHDWRNTTTPYGPLHLWMGSGVTGVVGDNVAAGLIVYKLISLAGFTAIAWAVPRIARRLGGDPAMALWLGVANPVMVLHLVGGMHNESVMVGLVSVGLLACLRRRFILGTALIAVAVALKATAAIALPFVVWMATNHYAGDRPTWARRAVAFVATGAAGVAVTLAVISAVTWLSGSSWGWLQEISGNSKVINPLAGPTLLTELTLPFIQLFAPSFDYNVLLGVFRPLGTVLMLTGLVVVWWLFRQDDRRAVMGTTLAYQVAFMTNSVTLPWYYASVVSLAGTFTPPRWVLKLTVGASVFLTLSFEGSGNHQLYNLAWVAASLILAWVLTVYVFPLDAHLRPGLDRSGDAAPGTERPASVTAP from the coding sequence ATGGCTGTGTTGCAGAGCGGCCGCTGGCGGTTGGAGAACCTCGCCCGTCGGTTGCCTTCTCCGGCGGTGCTCGGGGTCATCGGGTCGGCGCTCATCGCGTTGGGCTCTTTCGGTGCGGGCGCGACCCGGAACCGAGGCGGGCTGTTGGAGGCGCTCGACCTTGAGTTTCTGACCTTCGGCCACGGCGCCGGCATGTCTGCGGCGGTGTTGTGGGTCGGCATTCTCGTGCTGCTGCTGTCCTGGGTGTTGCTGGGCAGGTCCGCGGTGGTGGACTCCCCCGCCGACGACGCTGCGCGCACCGCCACGGTGCGCAGGTCGTTGGTGGCGTGGGTGGCGCCGTTGGTGGTGGCCGCCCCGATCCTGTCCCGCGACGTGTATTCGTATCTGATGCAGGGCGCGATGGTCCGCGACGGCTTCGACCCTTATTCGGAGGGCGCGGCCGTCAACCCCGGCCCGTATCTGTTGGAGGTCTCGCACGACTGGCGGAACACGACCACCCCGTACGGGCCGCTGCATCTGTGGATGGGCAGCGGCGTCACCGGGGTGGTGGGCGACAACGTCGCCGCCGGGCTGATCGTGTACAAGCTGATTTCGCTGGCGGGTTTCACCGCGATCGCGTGGGCGGTGCCGCGCATCGCCCGGCGGTTGGGCGGGGATCCCGCGATGGCGTTGTGGCTGGGGGTGGCCAACCCGGTGATGGTGCTGCACCTGGTGGGCGGCATGCACAACGAGTCCGTCATGGTCGGGCTCGTCTCCGTCGGGCTGCTCGCGTGCCTGCGTCGGCGCTTCATCCTCGGCACCGCCCTCATCGCGGTGGCGGTGGCCCTGAAGGCCACGGCGGCCATCGCGTTGCCTTTTGTCGTGTGGATGGCCACTAACCATTACGCGGGCGACCGCCCCACGTGGGCCCGGCGGGCCGTCGCTTTCGTGGCCACCGGCGCGGCCGGGGTGGCGGTCACGCTGGCGGTGATTTCGGCGGTGACTTGGCTGTCCGGCTCCTCGTGGGGCTGGCTGCAGGAGATCTCGGGAAACTCCAAGGTGATCAACCCGCTGGCGGGGCCGACCCTCCTCACGGAGCTGACGCTGCCGTTCATCCAGCTGTTCGCCCCCTCCTTCGACTACAACGTCCTGCTGGGGGTGTTCCGGCCGCTGGGCACGGTGCTGATGCTGACCGGGCTGGTGGTCGTGTGGTGGCTGTTTCGGCAGGACGATCGTCGCGCGGTGATGGGCACGACGCTGGCCTACCAGGTGGCGTTCATGACGAACTCGGTCACGCTGCCGTGGTACTACGCGTCCGTGGTGTCGCTGGCGGGAACGTTCACCCCGCCGCGGTGGGTGTTGAAGCTGACGGTCGGGGCGTCGGTGTTCCTCACCTTGTCCTTCGAGGGCAGCGGCAACCACCAGCTGTACAACCTGGCGTGGGTGGCGGCGTCGCTGATCCTCGCCTGGGTGCTGACGGTGTACGTCTTCCCCCTGGACGCCCATCTGCGGCCCGGCCTCGACCGGAGCGGGGACGCGGCGCCGGGGACGGAACGGCCGGCGTCCGTTACAGCGCCATAG
- the mraZ gene encoding division/cell wall cluster transcriptional repressor MraZ codes for MFLGTYTPKLDDKGRLTLPAKFREDLVGGMVITKGQDHSLAVYPKVEFEERARKAAAISRTNPRARAFIRNLAASADEQRPDGHGRVTLSAAHREYARLTKECVVIGSVDFLEIWDSESWAEYQKETEAAYSAADADEFLAGLL; via the coding sequence ATGTTTCTCGGCACCTACACCCCGAAGCTCGACGACAAAGGGCGGTTGACTCTGCCGGCCAAGTTTCGTGAGGATTTGGTCGGCGGAATGGTGATCACGAAAGGGCAGGACCACAGTCTTGCGGTCTACCCGAAGGTTGAGTTCGAGGAACGCGCCCGCAAAGCGGCCGCGATCTCCCGGACCAACCCTCGAGCCCGCGCGTTCATCCGCAACCTCGCAGCCAGCGCTGACGAGCAGCGGCCGGACGGGCACGGACGGGTCACTTTGTCGGCCGCCCACCGCGAATATGCGCGGTTGACCAAGGAATGCGTGGTCATCGGGTCGGTGGACTTTCTGGAAATCTGGGATTCCGAATCCTGGGCCGAATACCAAAAGGAGACGGAAGCCGCCTATTCGGCGGCGGACGCAGACGAATTCCTCGCCGGTCTTCTCTAG
- the rsmH gene encoding 16S rRNA (cytosine(1402)-N(4))-methyltransferase RsmH yields MADSGEAANHGHVPVMRDRMAELLAPAVGTAAAEHGAAVIVDGTLGAGGHTEHFLTLFPEAYVIGIDRDPNALREASERLAGFGDRFAPAQARFDDVDRVVDSGAGEAFNLARAHGVAGALYDLGVSSMQLDQVDRGFAYRTDAPLDMRMDPTQGITAADVLNTYGHGDLARILKTYGDERFAGKIASAVLRERDKEPFTTSARLVELLYGVIPAATRRTGGHPAKRTFQALRIEVNAELEAVEKAVPAITGLLGVGGRAVFMSYQSLEDRIVKRCFTDLSTSKTPPGLPMDLPGTAAKFRTVTRGAEKATEQEIEENPRAAPVRVRALERVLPDDPLPPGGDR; encoded by the coding sequence GTGGCGGACAGCGGCGAAGCAGCCAACCACGGGCACGTTCCCGTGATGCGTGACCGGATGGCGGAACTGCTCGCCCCGGCAGTGGGGACGGCGGCCGCCGAGCATGGCGCCGCCGTCATCGTCGACGGCACCTTGGGCGCCGGCGGCCACACCGAACATTTTCTCACGCTGTTCCCGGAGGCGTATGTCATCGGCATCGACCGTGACCCGAACGCGCTGCGTGAGGCCAGTGAGCGGCTCGCCGGCTTCGGCGACCGCTTCGCCCCGGCGCAGGCGCGTTTCGATGACGTCGACCGGGTCGTCGACAGCGGCGCCGGAGAGGCCTTCAACCTCGCCCGCGCCCACGGCGTCGCCGGGGCGCTCTACGATCTCGGCGTGTCATCGATGCAGCTCGACCAGGTCGACCGCGGTTTCGCGTACCGCACCGACGCTCCCCTGGACATGCGCATGGACCCCACGCAGGGGATCACCGCGGCGGACGTGCTCAACACCTACGGCCACGGCGACCTCGCCCGCATCCTGAAGACCTACGGCGACGAGCGTTTCGCGGGAAAAATCGCTTCCGCAGTTCTGCGTGAGCGGGACAAGGAACCTTTCACCACCTCCGCCCGGTTGGTGGAACTGCTCTATGGTGTGATCCCCGCCGCGACTCGGCGCACCGGCGGTCACCCCGCCAAGCGCACCTTCCAAGCCTTGCGCATCGAGGTCAACGCCGAACTCGAGGCCGTGGAGAAGGCCGTCCCCGCCATCACCGGCCTGTTGGGCGTGGGCGGCAGGGCCGTGTTCATGAGTTACCAGTCGTTGGAAGACCGCATCGTCAAGCGATGCTTCACGGACCTGTCGACCTCGAAGACCCCGCCGGGGCTGCCGATGGACTTGCCGGGCACCGCCGCCAAGTTCCGCACGGTCACCCGCGGCGCAGAGAAGGCGACGGAGCAAGAGATCGAAGAAAACCCCCGCGCCGCCCCTGTGCGCGTACGTGCACTCGAGCGGGTTCTGCCCGACGACCCTCTTCCCCCGGGAGGCGACCGATGA
- a CDS encoding DUF3040 domain-containing protein: MSLSEQEQRALREIERSLLADDPKFGASVAADSTFSGGRGSVTLRGVAIAVVGLILLIAGVALAQVSFWFIALSIAGFLVMLGAGVWMLRTPNTGGSGEAEGKRGGRQPRDGSSPSKLEENFRRRFEGNQ; this comes from the coding sequence GTGTCGCTATCAGAGCAGGAGCAGCGGGCACTCAGGGAGATTGAGCGCTCCCTTCTCGCTGACGATCCTAAGTTCGGCGCGTCTGTGGCCGCCGACAGTACTTTTTCCGGCGGCCGTGGCTCGGTGACGCTGCGTGGTGTCGCCATCGCTGTCGTGGGGCTCATTCTGCTGATCGCGGGCGTCGCTCTCGCCCAGGTCAGTTTCTGGTTCATCGCCCTCAGCATCGCTGGATTCCTCGTCATGCTCGGTGCCGGCGTCTGGATGCTGCGGACCCCGAACACGGGGGGCTCCGGCGAGGCGGAGGGTAAGCGTGGCGGGCGTCAGCCCCGTGACGGTTCATCGCCCTCGAAGTTGGAGGAAAACTTCCGCCGTCGATTCGAAGGCAACCAGTAA
- a CDS encoding Rv2175c family DNA-binding protein, with protein sequence MIGVSQNNTALTALLADEVLLSLPAVAEQFNMPVTKVGDLLTDRKLVAFRVDGRKTVPAALVGDGDHPSKFVAGAITVLADGGYTDEEILEYLFTADDTLPGRPVDALHGHGAREVIRRAQAMAL encoded by the coding sequence CTGATCGGCGTGAGCCAGAACAACACCGCCCTGACTGCCCTGCTCGCCGACGAAGTGCTGCTCAGCCTGCCCGCCGTCGCCGAACAGTTCAACATGCCCGTCACCAAGGTCGGCGACCTGCTGACCGACCGCAAACTGGTCGCCTTCCGCGTCGACGGCCGAAAGACCGTCCCCGCCGCGCTGGTGGGCGACGGCGACCACCCCAGCAAGTTCGTGGCCGGCGCCATCACGGTGCTCGCCGACGGCGGCTACACCGACGAAGAAATCCTCGAGTACCTCTTCACCGCCGACGACACGCTGCCGGGCCGGCCCGTCGACGCCCTGCACGGCCACGGCGCCCGCGAAGTCATCCGCCGCGCGCAGGCTATGGCGCTGTAA
- the pknB gene encoding Stk1 family PASTA domain-containing Ser/Thr kinase gives MSQLAVGDVLERRYRIDHPIARGGMSTVYRCVDLRLSREVAAKVMDARFVDDPVFRDRFRREAQAMAQLKHPNLVDVYDFSSEDDDVYLVMELITGGTLRELLAERGPMPPHAATAVMRFVLTGLSVAHAKGMVHRDIKPDNVLINGDHSVKLGDFGLVRGISAAATNNEIIGTVAYLSPEQVDGSEISPASDVYSAGIVMFELLTGTTPFSGGADYAHAMARLEEDMPLASSRIDGIPPLFDELVATATRRDPEDRFTDAGEFLAALDDVAEELRLPSYTVPIPRNSAAHRATEVPTDTTGVIGATGVIPRGGDVADQGPTEVVDDATGVLPAAGQEPLEQTRVVGAAPVAPEPAPVQGPLEEIGADAPATQVSDEHTERGDAPPPVSNRSPGRLIVGLLMVAVLVAAVGLGGWWFGSGRYGEIPQVFGADRAAAVAQVEEAGFVSATRIVYHDEVPADQTVGTEPPGGTGLLPGEQVVVLVSQGQPTVPEIPGGVSVEDYRALAGERTLSVETGESVYSSDVPVGAVADASPAPGTPVPMNSTVTVAISQGPQPATVPEVEGQGLAEARRMLDEAGLNVGEVTEEFDDRIFGGNVVSVDPGPGTNLERGDRVDLVLSTAVRVPDLAGTSLDDAVDALEDEGFDVDTTRDRDAAGVDFDAVVGISPDPGTLLDPEEDMEVTVTVPGRIPAPNVVGLSVADAREVLEDAGLRISGASRRDDPDTVQSQNPAAGEDVSQRARIRVEHE, from the coding sequence ATGAGTCAGCTCGCAGTCGGGGACGTCCTGGAACGCCGGTACCGCATCGATCATCCGATCGCGCGTGGCGGCATGTCGACGGTCTACCGGTGCGTGGATCTGCGCCTCAGCCGCGAAGTCGCCGCCAAGGTGATGGACGCGCGGTTCGTCGACGACCCCGTGTTCCGGGACCGGTTCCGTCGGGAAGCTCAGGCCATGGCCCAGCTCAAGCACCCGAACCTGGTGGACGTCTACGATTTCTCCTCCGAGGACGACGACGTCTACCTGGTCATGGAGCTGATCACGGGCGGCACGTTGCGCGAGTTGCTCGCCGAGCGCGGGCCGATGCCCCCGCACGCGGCCACCGCCGTGATGCGTTTCGTGCTCACCGGTTTATCCGTCGCGCACGCCAAGGGGATGGTCCACCGCGACATCAAGCCCGACAACGTGTTGATCAACGGCGATCACAGCGTGAAGCTCGGCGACTTCGGACTCGTGCGCGGCATTTCCGCCGCGGCGACGAACAACGAGATCATCGGCACCGTCGCCTACCTCTCCCCCGAGCAGGTCGACGGTTCGGAGATCTCGCCCGCCTCGGACGTCTATTCCGCCGGCATCGTGATGTTCGAGCTGTTGACCGGCACGACCCCGTTTTCCGGTGGCGCCGACTATGCGCACGCGATGGCTCGGCTGGAGGAGGACATGCCGCTGGCCAGCTCGCGCATCGACGGCATCCCCCCGCTGTTCGACGAGTTGGTCGCCACCGCCACCCGGCGCGACCCGGAGGATCGTTTCACCGATGCGGGGGAATTCCTCGCCGCCCTCGACGACGTGGCCGAGGAGCTGCGGCTGCCGTCCTACACCGTGCCGATTCCGCGCAACTCCGCCGCCCACCGCGCCACCGAGGTGCCCACGGACACCACCGGCGTGATCGGTGCGACCGGCGTCATTCCGCGCGGCGGCGACGTGGCGGATCAGGGCCCGACCGAGGTCGTCGACGACGCCACCGGGGTCCTGCCCGCCGCGGGGCAAGAGCCGCTGGAGCAGACGCGCGTGGTGGGTGCGGCGCCCGTCGCCCCGGAGCCGGCGCCGGTGCAGGGCCCGCTCGAGGAGATCGGCGCCGACGCCCCCGCCACGCAGGTCTCCGACGAGCACACGGAGCGGGGTGACGCTCCCCCGCCCGTGAGCAACCGCTCCCCGGGGCGGTTGATCGTCGGTCTGCTCATGGTGGCGGTGCTCGTCGCCGCCGTCGGTCTGGGTGGCTGGTGGTTCGGTTCCGGCCGCTACGGCGAAATCCCCCAGGTGTTCGGCGCCGACCGGGCCGCCGCCGTCGCCCAGGTGGAGGAGGCGGGTTTCGTGTCGGCCACCCGCATCGTCTACCACGATGAGGTTCCCGCGGATCAGACGGTGGGGACGGAGCCGCCGGGCGGGACGGGTCTGCTGCCCGGTGAGCAGGTCGTCGTCTTAGTCTCTCAGGGGCAGCCGACGGTGCCGGAGATCCCCGGCGGGGTCAGCGTGGAGGATTACCGGGCGTTGGCGGGGGAACGCACCTTAAGCGTGGAGACCGGCGAGTCGGTCTACTCTTCCGACGTGCCCGTCGGCGCGGTCGCGGACGCCTCCCCCGCCCCGGGCACGCCCGTGCCGATGAACTCGACGGTGACGGTGGCCATCTCCCAGGGCCCGCAGCCGGCCACCGTGCCTGAAGTCGAGGGACAGGGGCTCGCCGAGGCCCGGCGCATGCTGGACGAGGCCGGCCTGAACGTCGGCGAGGTGACCGAGGAGTTCGACGACAGGATCTTCGGCGGCAACGTCGTCTCCGTTGATCCGGGCCCGGGCACGAACCTGGAGCGCGGGGACCGCGTCGACCTGGTGCTCTCCACGGCGGTGCGGGTGCCGGATCTGGCCGGGACGTCGCTCGACGACGCCGTGGACGCGCTCGAGGACGAGGGCTTCGACGTCGACACCACCCGTGACCGCGACGCCGCCGGCGTCGATTTCGACGCCGTGGTGGGGATCTCCCCCGACCCGGGCACGTTGCTGGACCCGGAGGAGGACATGGAGGTCACGGTCACCGTGCCGGGGAGGATCCCGGCGCCGAATGTCGTGGGGCTCAGCGTCGCCGACGCCCGGGAAGTCCTGGAAGACGCGGGCCTGCGGATCAGCGGCGCGTCCCGCCGCGACGACCCCGACACCGTCCAGTCTCAGAATCCCGCGGCCGGCGAGGACGTGTCGCAGCGCGCACGTATCCGCGTCGAACACGAGTAG